One genomic window of Haemophilus haemolyticus includes the following:
- a CDS encoding NADP-dependent malic enzyme produces the protein MSEQLRQAALDFHEFPIPGKIEVTPTKSLATQRDLALAYSPGVAEPCLEIEKDPAASYKYTARGNLVAVISNGTAVLGLGNIGALAGKPVMEGKGVLFKKFAGINVFDIEVNEHDPDKLVDIIASLEPTFGGINLEDIKAPECFYIEQKLRERMNIPVFHDDQHGTAIISAAAIINSLRIVGKKIEDVRLVASGAGAASIACLNLLLSLGMKRENITVCDSKGVVYKGRDDKMDQTKKDYAIEDNGWRKLGDAIPNADIFLGCSAAGALTQDMVKTMAAHPIILALANPNPEITPPEAKAVRPDAIVCTGRSDYPNQVNNVLCFPFIFRGALDVGATTINEEMKRAAVYAIADLALEEQNEVVTSAYGGEGATFGADYVIPRPFDPRLIVRIAPAVAKAAMESGVATRPIQNWDAYVEKLTQFVYKTSLFMRPIFSQAKAEKQRIILAEGEENKALHATQEVISMGLANPILIGRRSVIEEKIKKLGLRLTAGVDFEIVDNEDNPRYEECWKHYYELTKRKGITPAIAKRVVRSNTTVLASTLLSLGYADALVCGLFGSYGKHLASIRDIIGLKDGVKTAAALNSLVLPTGNVFLTDTHVNSNPTTEELAEITLMAAEEIHRFGIEPAVALLSHSNFGSSNSLSAPKMREVLQLVKERNPHLMIDGEMRGDLAMNEAHRKEVMPDSPLKGSANLLVFPDLSSSRISYSLLRGTTTAITVGPILMGMNKSAHILNPGASVRRIINMIAYAAVKAQQE, from the coding sequence ATGAGTGAACAATTACGTCAAGCAGCCTTGGATTTCCATGAATTCCCAATTCCTGGAAAAATCGAAGTTACCCCAACAAAATCATTAGCAACACAACGCGATTTGGCTTTAGCTTATTCACCAGGTGTGGCTGAGCCTTGTTTAGAAATTGAAAAAGATCCTGCAGCCTCTTACAAATATACGGCGCGTGGAAATTTGGTCGCGGTTATTTCTAATGGTACAGCGGTACTTGGTCTTGGTAATATTGGCGCACTTGCGGGCAAACCTGTAATGGAAGGGAAGGGCGTATTATTCAAGAAATTCGCGGGCATTAACGTATTTGATATTGAAGTGAATGAACATGATCCCGATAAACTTGTAGATATTATTGCCTCGTTAGAGCCAACTTTTGGTGGGATAAACTTAGAAGATATTAAAGCACCAGAATGTTTCTATATTGAACAAAAATTGCGTGAGCGAATGAATATTCCTGTCTTCCATGATGACCAACACGGTACGGCGATCATCAGTGCTGCCGCGATTATCAATTCTCTTCGTATTGTAGGTAAAAAAATTGAAGATGTTCGACTTGTTGCGTCTGGTGCGGGGGCGGCGTCTATTGCGTGTTTGAACTTATTACTTTCTTTAGGTATGAAACGTGAAAACATCACGGTTTGTGACTCGAAAGGCGTGGTATATAAAGGTCGTGATGACAAAATGGATCAAACCAAAAAAGATTATGCAATTGAAGATAATGGCTGGCGTAAACTTGGTGATGCGATTCCAAATGCAGATATTTTCTTAGGTTGTTCTGCGGCTGGTGCGCTTACACAAGATATGGTGAAAACCATGGCTGCGCATCCAATTATTCTTGCTTTAGCTAACCCAAATCCTGAAATTACCCCGCCAGAAGCGAAAGCGGTTCGTCCTGATGCAATTGTATGTACAGGCCGCTCTGATTATCCAAACCAAGTAAATAACGTGCTTTGTTTCCCATTCATTTTCCGTGGCGCATTAGATGTGGGCGCAACCACTATTAATGAAGAAATGAAACGTGCGGCAGTTTATGCGATTGCTGACCTTGCATTAGAAGAGCAAAACGAAGTGGTAACTTCAGCTTACGGCGGCGAAGGCGCAACCTTTGGTGCGGATTATGTGATTCCTCGTCCATTCGATCCTCGCTTAATTGTGCGTATCGCACCAGCGGTAGCAAAAGCTGCGATGGAGTCTGGCGTGGCAACTCGTCCAATCCAAAATTGGGATGCTTATGTTGAAAAACTAACTCAGTTTGTTTACAAAACTAGCTTGTTTATGCGTCCTATTTTCAGCCAAGCAAAAGCGGAAAAACAACGCATTATTTTAGCGGAAGGGGAAGAAAATAAAGCATTGCATGCCACTCAAGAAGTGATTTCAATGGGCTTGGCAAATCCAATTTTAATTGGTCGCCGTAGCGTGATTGAAGAAAAAATTAAAAAACTTGGTTTGCGTTTAACTGCGGGTGTCGATTTTGAAATTGTGGATAACGAAGATAATCCTCGCTATGAAGAATGTTGGAAACATTACTACGAGCTTACGAAACGTAAAGGCATTACACCTGCAATCGCAAAACGCGTGGTGCGTTCTAATACAACTGTATTAGCTTCTACATTGCTTAGCTTAGGTTATGCAGACGCTTTAGTATGTGGTTTATTTGGTTCATACGGAAAACACCTTGCATCTATTCGCGATATCATTGGCTTAAAAGACGGTGTGAAAACTGCCGCAGCTTTAAATAGCCTTGTATTACCGACGGGTAACGTATTCTTAACGGATACCCACGTAAATAGTAATCCAACAACGGAAGAATTAGCCGAAATCACTTTAATGGCTGCAGAAGAAATTCACCGTTTCGGTATTGAACCTGCGGTTGCATTGCTTTCTCATTCTAATTTTGGTTCCTCTAATTCACTCAGTGCACCAAAAATGCGTGAAGTGTTACAGCTCGTAAAAGAGCGTAATCCACACTTAATGATCGATGGTGAAATGCGTGGCGATTTAGCGATGAATGAAGCTCACCGCAAAGAAGTCATGCCTGATAGTCCATTGAAAGGAAGTGCCAATTTACTAGTGTTCCCTGATTTGAGCTCATCACGTATTAGTTATAGCTTATTACGCGGCACCACTACGGCAATTACTGTTGGCCCGATCTTAATGGGTATGAACAAATCTGCGCATATTCTTAATCCAGGGGCGTCTGTTCGCCGTATTATTAATATGATTGCCTATGCTGCGGTGAAAGCACAACAAGAGTAA